The following are encoded together in the Bradyrhizobium algeriense genome:
- a CDS encoding TAXI family TRAP transporter solute-binding subunit, translating to MKILVSVIMLAMSVSTPPHMGIVTGGAAGTYIKIGEDIRKIVEPSGVYLQVLESAGSIQNVFDVRKKRGVQLGIVQSDVLEYIRDISDDQELKVIATKLAAVYPLYKEEVHVLGDLSLKTLQDLQGKRVAIGPQRSGTYLTAKTIFFQTGITPSKEVFLGGKEALDSLRKGEIDAMFYVAGAPATLFSENTTVDDKFQLIGLDDKALDSYLTAVIPAGTYKWQETEVRTVAVKAVLMTFNYAGEQCQNVAKVAKIIRENKAWLDVNGHPKWREVNLDEKLPKWPQYECVVAMQERALPKPKGPDIKIVR from the coding sequence ATGAAGATTCTTGTTTCGGTCATTATGCTTGCCATGTCGGTCTCGACGCCGCCGCATATGGGAATCGTCACGGGTGGTGCGGCTGGCACCTACATCAAGATTGGCGAGGACATCAGGAAGATCGTCGAACCGAGCGGCGTCTACTTGCAGGTTCTTGAATCGGCCGGCTCTATCCAGAACGTATTCGACGTTCGCAAGAAGCGCGGTGTGCAACTCGGTATCGTGCAGTCGGACGTGCTCGAATATATCCGCGACATTTCTGACGACCAGGAACTGAAAGTTATCGCCACCAAGCTTGCTGCCGTTTATCCGCTTTACAAGGAGGAGGTCCACGTTCTCGGTGATCTTTCCTTGAAAACGCTGCAGGACTTGCAAGGCAAACGTGTTGCGATAGGTCCTCAAAGAAGCGGCACTTACCTGACTGCAAAGACGATTTTCTTCCAGACGGGAATCACGCCCTCGAAAGAGGTATTTCTCGGCGGCAAGGAAGCGCTGGATTCGCTGCGCAAGGGCGAAATCGATGCCATGTTCTATGTGGCCGGCGCGCCAGCGACGCTGTTTTCGGAGAACACAACAGTCGACGATAAATTCCAGCTCATCGGGTTGGACGACAAAGCCCTCGACAGCTATCTCACGGCAGTCATCCCGGCCGGCACATACAAATGGCAGGAAACCGAGGTGAGAACGGTAGCGGTCAAAGCCGTTCTGATGACGTTCAACTACGCTGGCGAACAGTGCCAGAATGTGGCCAAGGTGGCCAAAATTATCCGCGAGAACAAGGCTTGGTTGGATGTCAACGGACACCCGAAATGGCGCGAAGTGAATCTCGACGAGAAATTGCCGAAGTGGCCGCAATATGAATGTGTGGTGGCAATGCAGGAGCGCGCGCTGCCCAAGCCAAAGGGCCCGGATATCAAAATCGTGCGCTAG
- a CDS encoding CoA transferase, with product MTTERKLSPTHEAPYAGLRVLDFGQGIASPYCAMLLGVYGADVIKVEPPEGDWSRFLGTTYGSHTTLSAVYDRGKRSLCLDMKHKDGIAIARRLAGDCDVLIEGFRRGVAARLGIGYEELSRDNPGLIYLSVSAFGQSGPYSKRPGSDSVAQAFSGLVSINVGNDGTPHRVGTTISDVVTGIYAFQAIATTLFARATVGAGRWIDVNLCQSTSALLGHKVAEHILEGGGPRALNVPAGLYQTADGWMMVTLVNEPQYKRLCAAIGRDDLASDPRFADFARRAVVIGSAHDAEIDRAKAEH from the coding sequence ATGACCACCGAACGCAAGCTATCGCCGACGCATGAGGCGCCGTATGCCGGCCTGCGCGTGCTGGATTTCGGGCAGGGCATCGCCTCGCCCTATTGCGCGATGCTGCTCGGCGTCTACGGGGCCGACGTCATCAAAGTCGAGCCGCCGGAGGGCGATTGGTCGCGTTTCCTCGGAACGACCTATGGAAGCCATACCACGCTGTCGGCGGTCTATGACCGCGGCAAGCGCAGCCTTTGCCTCGACATGAAGCACAAGGACGGGATCGCAATTGCCCGACGGCTGGCGGGAGATTGCGACGTTCTGATCGAAGGCTTTAGGCGGGGCGTCGCCGCGCGGCTGGGGATCGGCTACGAGGAGCTGTCGCGCGACAATCCCGGCCTGATCTACCTCTCGGTCAGCGCCTTCGGGCAGAGCGGTCCTTATTCGAAGCGGCCCGGCTCCGATTCCGTCGCGCAGGCGTTCTCCGGCCTGGTGTCGATCAATGTCGGCAACGACGGCACCCCGCATCGGGTCGGCACCACGATCTCCGACGTCGTTACCGGGATCTACGCCTTCCAGGCGATCGCAACGACGCTGTTCGCGCGCGCAACCGTCGGCGCCGGGCGCTGGATCGACGTCAATCTTTGCCAATCGACTTCCGCCCTGCTTGGTCACAAGGTCGCCGAACATATTCTGGAGGGCGGCGGGCCACGTGCGCTTAACGTGCCGGCGGGCTTGTATCAGACTGCCGACGGCTGGATGATGGTCACGTTGGTGAACGAGCCGCAATACAAGCGACTGTGCGCAGCCATCGGCCGTGACGACCTCGCCAGCGATCCGCGCTTCGCCGATTTCGCCCGGCGCGCCGTCGTCATCGGAAGCGCACACGATGCCGAGATCGACCGCGCCAAGGCCGAACATTAG